One genomic window of Corynebacterium pseudotuberculosis includes the following:
- a CDS encoding Fpg/Nei family DNA glycosylase — MMDSMPEGHVIHRLARELNKHFQGKAPRVTSPQGRFAAEAALIHAAPFYQAHAWGKHLFIEFDAPTPERIVHIHLGLIGSLHFDPIEEAKGQIRLRIEGDKVAANLRGPQWCRLITTEEMEVAVGKLGADPLRPDSDLSLVCQRVARSQRSIGSLLMDQRLFAGVGNIYRAESLFRLGISPFTPGREVENLGQIWEDLVYLMQEGVRVGRIDTVRPEHTPQAMGRAPRKDDHGGEVYVYRRLGQPCYVCGTPISGQVMEGRNLFWCPTCQPRP; from the coding sequence ATGATGGACAGCATGCCAGAAGGCCATGTCATCCACCGGCTCGCCCGCGAGCTCAACAAGCATTTTCAAGGAAAAGCGCCACGCGTCACATCCCCTCAGGGAAGATTCGCCGCAGAAGCAGCACTTATCCACGCCGCTCCGTTTTATCAGGCCCACGCATGGGGCAAGCATCTTTTCATTGAATTCGATGCCCCCACGCCAGAACGCATTGTGCATATCCACTTAGGCCTGATCGGAAGCCTGCATTTTGACCCGATTGAAGAGGCCAAGGGGCAGATCCGACTACGGATAGAGGGTGACAAAGTAGCAGCAAATCTACGAGGACCACAGTGGTGTCGCCTTATTACGACGGAAGAGATGGAGGTAGCCGTCGGCAAGCTTGGTGCAGACCCGCTGCGCCCAGACTCAGACCTAAGCCTCGTTTGCCAGCGTGTCGCGCGTTCACAGAGATCGATCGGATCGTTACTCATGGACCAGCGGCTTTTTGCCGGCGTGGGGAATATCTACCGTGCGGAATCGCTCTTTCGCCTGGGGATAAGCCCCTTTACGCCCGGCCGCGAAGTGGAAAATCTTGGCCAAATATGGGAAGACTTGGTTTATCTCATGCAGGAGGGGGTGCGGGTAGGACGCATCGATACCGTCCGTCCTGAACACACTCCTCAAGCCATGGGCCGAGCACCCCGTAAAGACGACCATGGCGGAGAGGTCTATGTGTATCGTCGATTGGGCCAGCCCTGTTATGTGTGCGGCACACCTATCAGCGGGCAAGTAATGGAGGGTCGAAACCTCTTCTGGTGTCCCACCTGCCAGCCTCGACCATAG